The following coding sequences lie in one Corallococcus macrosporus genomic window:
- a CDS encoding FAD-dependent oxidoreductase, which translates to MVIGGSMAGLLSARVLADHFDKVTLVERDVRGEGPAARKGVPQGPHIHVLLDTGRRILDTYFPDLFEQLQVQGAELIDSSGDLAWHHFGVWKLRRTSGIPGLLCTRPLLEWNVLRRVKARPNVAVREGCSIEGLIRDAKGTGRITGVRVKTPQGEESWEADLVVDASGRGSRMPQWLEAIGYARPEEEQVLVDLSYTTCLHEPPPHFQKEWKALFLYPSPPKAWRAGFISHVEGGRWLVTLNGYFGEHAPTEYAGFLEYARSLTRPDLYNYLKEATPVGPISQHKVKDCRWRHYEKLPRFPEGLVILGDAACAFNPLYGQGMSVAGLGAELLDTCLREQSGRGELSGLAQRFRERLPEVIRLPWLLGTGMDLLYPQAVGKRPFGLGLLHWYLLRLMERTSTDAHVHRQFYRLLHLHAGLEAVLQPSVALPVLGHGVMSLLRPLERLANTGTRPPSPV; encoded by the coding sequence GTGGTCATCGGCGGCAGCATGGCAGGGCTCTTGAGCGCGCGGGTGCTCGCGGACCACTTCGACAAGGTGACACTGGTGGAGCGGGATGTCCGGGGGGAGGGACCCGCCGCGCGCAAGGGTGTTCCGCAAGGGCCGCACATCCACGTGCTGTTGGACACGGGCCGGCGCATCCTCGACACGTACTTCCCGGACCTGTTCGAGCAGCTCCAGGTCCAGGGCGCCGAGCTCATCGACTCGAGTGGAGACCTCGCCTGGCACCACTTCGGGGTGTGGAAGCTGCGTCGCACCAGCGGCATCCCCGGGCTGCTGTGCACGCGGCCCCTGCTCGAGTGGAACGTCCTGCGCCGGGTGAAGGCGCGGCCCAACGTCGCGGTGCGCGAGGGCTGCTCCATCGAAGGGCTCATCCGCGACGCGAAGGGCACGGGGCGCATCACGGGCGTCCGGGTCAAGACACCCCAGGGCGAGGAGTCGTGGGAGGCGGACCTCGTCGTGGATGCCAGTGGCCGGGGCTCGCGGATGCCTCAGTGGTTGGAAGCCATCGGCTACGCGCGGCCGGAGGAGGAGCAGGTCCTCGTGGACCTTTCCTACACGACGTGCCTGCACGAGCCGCCGCCCCACTTCCAGAAGGAATGGAAGGCGCTCTTCCTCTATCCAAGTCCTCCCAAGGCCTGGCGCGCGGGGTTCATCTCCCACGTGGAGGGAGGCCGGTGGCTCGTCACCCTCAATGGCTACTTCGGGGAGCACGCGCCCACCGAGTACGCGGGGTTCCTCGAGTACGCGCGCTCACTGACGCGTCCGGACCTGTACAACTACTTGAAAGAAGCCACGCCGGTAGGGCCCATCTCCCAGCACAAGGTGAAGGACTGCCGGTGGCGGCACTACGAGAAGCTGCCCCGCTTTCCCGAGGGGCTGGTCATCCTGGGAGACGCCGCGTGTGCCTTCAACCCCCTCTACGGGCAAGGCATGTCGGTGGCGGGGCTTGGCGCGGAGCTGCTGGACACCTGCCTGCGCGAGCAGTCCGGACGAGGCGAGCTCTCGGGCCTGGCGCAGCGCTTCCGCGAGCGGCTGCCTGAAGTCATCCGGCTCCCGTGGCTGTTGGGCACGGGCATGGACCTGCTGTATCCGCAGGCCGTCGGGAAGCGGCCCTTCGGGCTGGGCTTGCTGCACTGGTACCTGCTGCGGCTGATGGAGCGCACGTCGACCGACGCACACGTCCATCGCCAGTTCTACCGGCTCCTGCACCTGCACGCGGGGCTGGAGGCGGTTCTCCAGCCCTCCGTGGCCTTGCCCGTGTTGGGCCATGGCGTCATGTCGCTCCTCCGTCCTCTCGAGCGGCTGGCGAATACCGGGACACGGCCTCCAAGCCCGGTCTGA